One region of Halohasta litchfieldiae genomic DNA includes:
- a CDS encoding ribbon-helix-helix protein, CopG family gives MSTKRVNFRLPEELLTQADVTAEVTHKNRTEVVIEALRQYLADKESDEKFREAVVELFLAEEIEYETLVAVIGRQDAEAVRASKDVLDRGEKLADKLADL, from the coding sequence ATGAGTACAAAACGGGTCAACTTTCGTCTCCCCGAGGAGTTGCTCACGCAGGCAGACGTTACGGCGGAGGTGACGCACAAAAATCGGACTGAGGTGGTCATTGAGGCGTTACGGCAGTATTTGGCCGACAAGGAGTCCGACGAGAAGTTTCGGGAAGCTGTGGTTGAGCTCTTCCTGGCCGAGGAAATCGAGTACGAGACGCTCGTTGCTGTGATTGGTCGACAGGATGCCGAGGCGGTCAGAGCCTCGAAAGACGTGCTTGATCGCGGTGAGAAGCTTGCTGACAAGCTTGCAGACCTCTAA
- the cbiG gene encoding cobalt-precorrin 5A hydrolase, protein MSTDNDSSDSGGHCSTADSDGEVAEEIAIISFSRKMETAEEIKAELADRYEKIDIIEYHGEVFDDHWGEYDCFIGLMASGIAMRKTAHLLDDKWDDPAICVVDEALTWAIPITGGHHGANQVAQDLATMGAIPAMTTASEAAGKQGVEARAKAMDSHVVNGRSTIQTNLAVLDDNLGPIARLDGPQAVLVGDDVTVLKRNKDDGVVIGTGSVSGASAESFIAAWETALAETEYGFEDVDFVATATRKEDEEGLLEAAEELDLGVVAFDKETLLEHEGPTPSRSKELIGWPGVSEASAIAGGREQDLLLEKIGYENEVTVAIGR, encoded by the coding sequence ATGAGTACTGACAACGACAGTTCTGACTCTGGCGGACACTGTAGCACAGCCGACAGCGACGGCGAGGTCGCCGAAGAGATCGCGATCATCTCCTTCAGCCGAAAGATGGAGACCGCCGAGGAGATCAAGGCTGAACTCGCCGACCGCTACGAGAAAATCGACATCATCGAGTACCACGGCGAGGTCTTCGACGACCACTGGGGCGAGTACGACTGCTTTATCGGCCTGATGGCCAGCGGGATCGCCATGCGGAAAACCGCCCACCTGCTCGACGACAAGTGGGACGACCCCGCCATCTGTGTCGTCGACGAAGCGCTCACGTGGGCCATTCCGATCACCGGCGGCCATCACGGCGCGAATCAGGTCGCCCAAGACCTCGCCACGATGGGTGCGATCCCGGCGATGACCACAGCCTCCGAAGCAGCGGGCAAACAGGGCGTCGAGGCCCGCGCGAAGGCGATGGACTCCCACGTGGTGAATGGTCGGTCGACGATTCAGACCAACCTCGCGGTGCTCGACGACAACCTTGGGCCAATCGCCCGACTCGACGGCCCGCAGGCCGTGCTGGTCGGCGATGATGTGACGGTTCTCAAACGAAACAAAGACGACGGCGTCGTCATCGGGACTGGCAGCGTCTCGGGGGCGTCGGCTGAGTCGTTCATCGCGGCGTGGGAGACTGCGCTTGCGGAGACCGAGTACGGGTTCGAGGATGTCGACTTCGTTGCCACCGCGACCAGAAAGGAAGACGAGGAAGGCCTGTTGGAGGCCGCCGAAGAGTTGGATCTCGGCGTTGTTGCTTTCGACAAGGAAACGCTCCTCGAACACGAGGGGCCGACACCCTCCAGATCGAAGGAACTCATCGGCTGGCCCGGCGTCTCGGAGGCCTCGGCGATTGCCGGCGGCCGCGAGCAGGACCTCCTGCTCGAAAAAATCGGCTACGAAAACGAGGTGACGGTGGCGATCGGCCGATGA
- a CDS encoding 30S ribosomal protein S15, translating to MARMHTRRRGSSGSDRPATDEPPEWSDVESDAIEARVVELAEAGHDPSVIGMKLRDEGVKGTPIPNVKLATGKKVTQILEDNDASPELPEDLRNLMERAIGLREHVDENGQDHSNKRALQNTESKIRRLVNYYRGDELDEDFKYSYDNAVELLE from the coding sequence ATGGCACGAATGCATACCCGTCGCCGTGGCTCGTCCGGATCGGACCGCCCGGCGACAGACGAACCCCCGGAGTGGAGTGACGTAGAGAGTGACGCAATCGAAGCCCGCGTCGTCGAACTCGCCGAAGCAGGCCATGACCCGAGCGTCATCGGCATGAAACTGCGCGACGAAGGCGTCAAAGGGACGCCGATTCCGAACGTCAAACTCGCGACTGGCAAGAAGGTCACCCAGATCCTCGAAGACAACGATGCAAGCCCTGAGCTGCCGGAAGACCTCCGGAACCTCATGGAGCGCGCCATCGGTCTCCGCGAGCACGTCGACGAGAACGGCCAAGACCATTCGAACAAACGCGCACTCCAGAACACGGAGTCGAAGATTCGCCGCCTCGTCAACTACTACCGAGGCGACGAGCTCGACGAGGACTTCAAATACAGCTACGACAACGCTGTCGAACTCCTCGAGTAA
- a CDS encoding alkaline phosphatase PhoX, which yields MTGRFTRRSVLLSLMAAAGTTQLPATAAQESEGHGIEQEGATLTRFATGLTGAEMTGLFITAEGQFFFNVQHPDTDGDDEADPGIVGAVTGVDMNRLPKDFPSVQVPEDDDAEVRTAVGDYQRLARGGESTGDGEELGSVYTPDGEFLVGQTHPDFNGFISSSEVDGEGYLFTNWEHWPGTMSRLHLRQTGRNGQWEVLNSENLDFIDIEGTWQNCFGTVSPWGTPLTSEENYLITDTPDWNNPDWDDDEERENVDRLARHLGHEEDDGEFTEAFPNPYRYGYIVELEEPEREPQPVKRFGLGRSAHENAVVMPDQRTAYTTSDGTGRGFYKFVADQPGDLSAGTLYAAKATQRGPDGGDVAAVSFGLEWIELAHATEEEIESWIAEYDDITQADYEDGETSYITETEIETWGDGEAPDDRVAFLETTAAAEAKGATTEFRKMEGVNIRRNAQPGDYMYVGMSNTNETMSDDEGDIQIDEEGGDWGAMYRMELEVDYDVSEMEPIITGGPDANICGGCPYDATPQSNDKACQSCAFNPTRDEEDRGRLVGTMNLAKSMAMSGQTSLDPENTIAEPDNIVVMDDGRVVIGEDTGNEGHDHNMIWIFDPGNA from the coding sequence ATGACTGGACGATTTACACGACGGTCTGTGCTGCTGAGTCTCATGGCGGCGGCTGGCACAACACAGCTCCCGGCGACCGCAGCCCAAGAGTCGGAGGGACACGGCATCGAACAGGAGGGTGCAACGCTCACCCGGTTTGCAACTGGCCTTACTGGGGCCGAAATGACGGGCCTGTTTATTACCGCCGAGGGCCAGTTTTTCTTCAACGTCCAGCACCCCGATACCGACGGCGACGACGAGGCCGACCCCGGAATCGTCGGCGCAGTCACCGGCGTCGACATGAACCGGCTCCCGAAGGACTTCCCGAGCGTTCAGGTCCCGGAAGACGACGATGCCGAGGTCCGAACCGCAGTCGGCGACTACCAGCGGCTCGCCCGCGGCGGCGAGTCGACGGGCGATGGCGAGGAACTCGGCTCGGTCTACACTCCTGACGGTGAGTTCCTCGTCGGGCAGACTCACCCCGATTTTAACGGGTTTATTTCATCGAGCGAGGTCGACGGCGAGGGGTATCTGTTCACCAACTGGGAACACTGGCCGGGAACGATGAGTCGACTCCATCTCAGGCAGACCGGGCGAAACGGCCAGTGGGAAGTCTTGAACTCCGAGAACCTCGATTTCATCGATATCGAAGGAACGTGGCAGAACTGTTTTGGAACCGTCTCGCCGTGGGGAACGCCACTCACCTCGGAGGAGAACTATCTCATCACCGACACCCCGGACTGGAACAATCCAGACTGGGATGACGATGAAGAACGGGAGAACGTCGACCGGCTCGCCCGTCATCTCGGCCACGAGGAGGATGATGGAGAATTCACTGAAGCGTTCCCGAACCCCTACCGCTACGGCTACATCGTCGAACTAGAAGAGCCGGAACGAGAACCTCAGCCAGTCAAGCGGTTCGGACTCGGTCGGTCGGCCCACGAAAACGCGGTCGTGATGCCCGACCAGCGGACGGCCTACACCACCTCCGACGGCACCGGACGCGGCTTCTACAAGTTCGTTGCCGACCAGCCGGGTGATCTTTCGGCAGGAACGCTGTATGCCGCCAAAGCAACGCAGCGTGGCCCAGACGGTGGCGACGTAGCGGCAGTCAGCTTTGGCTTGGAGTGGATCGAACTCGCTCACGCCACCGAGGAAGAAATCGAATCGTGGATCGCCGAGTACGACGACATCACCCAAGCCGACTACGAAGACGGTGAGACATCCTACATCACCGAGACAGAGATCGAAACGTGGGGCGATGGTGAGGCCCCTGACGACCGTGTTGCATTCCTCGAAACGACCGCGGCCGCCGAAGCCAAAGGCGCAACGACCGAGTTCCGCAAAATGGAGGGCGTCAATATCCGCAGAAACGCCCAGCCGGGCGACTACATGTACGTCGGCATGTCGAACACCAACGAGACGATGAGCGACGACGAGGGCGACATCCAGATCGACGAGGAAGGTGGGGACTGGGGCGCAATGTACCGAATGGAACTCGAAGTCGACTACGATGTCAGCGAGATGGAACCCATCATCACCGGCGGTCCAGACGCAAATATCTGCGGTGGCTGCCCCTACGACGCCACCCCCCAGTCAAACGACAAGGCCTGCCAGTCGTGTGCGTTCAACCCGACCCGAGACGAGGAAGACCGTGGTCGACTGGTCGGAACGATGAACCTCGCCAAATCGATGGCGATGAGCGGCCAGACCTCGCTTGATCCGGAAAACACGATTGCCGAACCCGACAACATCGTCGTCATGGACGACGGGCGGGTCGTCATTGGCGAAGACACGGGGAACGAGGGCCACGACCACAACATGATCTGGATCTTCGATCCGGGCAACGCCTGA
- the cbiT gene encoding precorrin-6Y C5,15-methyltransferase (decarboxylating) subunit CbiT, with the protein MPLALPHDAKAGPTKSEVRSVLLGKLDLSESDHFAEVGSCTGAVTIEAARRAGRVTALERRAKRLEVTKKNLAANEESVTAEVDLRNAEAPEGLPDDADALFLGGSRNFEAVLDHAVDTEVDRIVMNVSRLEVAGRATQAFRDRDILEEVVQFQVSHGYELAGATSFNSDNPVYMLVGSATEDSDEGGKKAEATQ; encoded by the coding sequence ATGCCACTTGCGCTGCCACACGACGCCAAGGCCGGACCGACCAAGTCGGAAGTACGGTCGGTACTGCTCGGTAAACTCGACCTGAGTGAGTCGGATCATTTCGCCGAGGTCGGCTCCTGTACCGGTGCAGTAACCATCGAGGCCGCCCGCCGGGCCGGTCGCGTGACCGCCCTCGAACGCAGGGCCAAACGCCTTGAAGTCACGAAAAAGAACCTCGCGGCCAACGAGGAGTCGGTCACTGCCGAGGTCGACCTCCGAAACGCCGAGGCCCCCGAGGGACTCCCCGACGATGCCGACGCCCTCTTTTTGGGTGGGAGCCGGAACTTCGAGGCCGTCTTGGATCACGCCGTCGACACCGAGGTCGACCGGATCGTGATGAACGTCTCGCGGCTGGAAGTCGCAGGCCGCGCCACGCAGGCGTTCCGCGACCGCGACATCTTGGAGGAGGTCGTCCAGTTTCAGGTGAGCCACGGCTACGAACTCGCCGGGGCGACGAGTTTCAACTCCGACAATCCAGTGTATATGCTCGTCGGCAGTGCAACAGAGGACAGCGATGAAGGTGGCAAAAAGGCGGAGGCCACACAGTGA
- a CDS encoding cobalt-factor II C(20)-methyltransferase codes for MTLYGIGLGPGEGDLVTVRGKEILDSVDVVYSPGRLSRTVALKHVEESKIGDLDFPMTRDEDKLRTAWKAAAEEIAPQAREGDAAFVTLGDPNIYSTFGHLRRTLDAFHPEVEVEIVPGVSAMTAFATALDVEIEAGAGLSLREAANGHAPTGPDRMILFKVTDAPATHEGLVEAGYDVTYGRRLYMKQGETIITDDPSEIDERDYYTLAYAVKRDLNIEPATAKFAVDEHDSEEGEA; via the coding sequence GTGACGCTGTACGGAATCGGCCTCGGTCCCGGCGAGGGTGATCTGGTGACCGTGCGAGGGAAAGAGATCCTCGACTCGGTCGACGTGGTCTACTCGCCCGGTCGACTCTCGCGGACGGTCGCACTGAAACACGTTGAGGAGTCCAAAATTGGGGACCTCGATTTCCCGATGACCCGCGACGAAGACAAACTCCGCACGGCATGGAAAGCCGCCGCCGAGGAAATCGCTCCGCAGGCCCGCGAGGGCGATGCGGCCTTTGTCACCCTTGGCGATCCGAACATCTACTCGACGTTCGGCCATCTGCGCCGGACGCTGGATGCCTTCCATCCGGAAGTTGAGGTCGAAATTGTCCCCGGCGTCAGCGCGATGACCGCCTTCGCCACCGCGCTGGATGTCGAAATCGAAGCCGGGGCAGGCCTCTCGCTTCGGGAGGCCGCCAACGGCCACGCGCCGACTGGCCCGGATCGGATGATCCTTTTTAAAGTGACTGACGCACCCGCGACCCACGAAGGGCTTGTCGAGGCTGGCTACGACGTGACCTACGGTCGACGGCTCTACATGAAGCAGGGTGAGACGATTATCACCGACGATCCAAGCGAGATCGACGAGCGCGACTACTACACCCTTGCGTATGCTGTCAAACGCGACCTCAACATAGAGCCAGCGACCGCGAAGTTCGCAGTCGACGAACACGACAGCGAGGAGGGCGAAGCATGA
- a CDS encoding cysteine hydrolase family protein, whose translation MSDAVIVLDMVNDFVTGAIAAERAENIIPTLRDDLLPAAREHDVPVIYANDAHRPEDFELEVWGEHAMRGTEGAEVIPDLEPKAGDHVFEKRFYDAFYETGLDQHLRSLGVDRLVMTGLHTNMCVRHSSATGFFNGYDIVVPADCVDAFSAEEHERGLDYLERVYAAEITDTAELIGEWDEAA comes from the coding sequence ATGAGTGATGCAGTCATCGTTCTCGACATGGTCAACGACTTCGTGACTGGCGCAATCGCGGCCGAGCGTGCCGAAAACATCATTCCCACGCTCCGAGACGATCTGCTGCCAGCCGCCCGCGAACACGACGTTCCAGTCATTTACGCCAACGACGCTCACCGACCCGAGGACTTCGAGCTAGAGGTCTGGGGCGAACACGCGATGCGCGGAACTGAGGGTGCCGAGGTGATTCCGGATCTCGAACCCAAGGCCGGAGACCACGTCTTCGAGAAGCGGTTTTACGATGCCTTCTACGAAACGGGCCTCGATCAGCACCTCCGAAGTCTCGGCGTCGACCGACTCGTGATGACCGGTCTCCACACCAATATGTGTGTCCGCCACTCCTCGGCGACCGGCTTTTTCAATGGCTACGATATCGTCGTTCCCGCCGACTGTGTCGACGCTTTCAGCGCCGAGGAACACGAGCGAGGCCTCGACTACTTGGAGCGCGTCTACGCCGCCGAGATCACCGACACAGCAGAACTCATTGGCGAGTGGGACGAGGCTGCGTAG
- a CDS encoding cobalt-precorrin-4/precorrin-4 C(11)-methyltransferase codes for MSDESAADSGEETDPQSAIDAQGERRRAELDDRIFDHNAGDEQEGIPFVGAGPGDPRLLTVAGMELLQEADLVVHAGSLVNSELLDEYCDHAKTVTSIGKDLEELIPLMRDAHREGRNVVRLHSGDPAIYGAALEQMDALEHEGVSTYIVPGVTSAFAASASLRTQLTLNEVSNHVAFTRPQGKTLTEEDDHISEFVEMGDVTTCIYLGTHAVADTMDRLIEDGHDEDIPVAVVYHASWPDEDMMIGTIGTIGEILEEAGHRASAMVIIGDAVTGAGYERSFLYDGWANRGDDGAEDEESTADETTETTTQ; via the coding sequence ATGAGCGACGAGTCCGCGGCCGACTCCGGTGAGGAGACAGACCCGCAATCTGCCATCGATGCGCAAGGCGAGCGTCGACGGGCTGAACTCGATGACCGGATCTTCGACCACAACGCGGGCGACGAACAGGAGGGCATCCCCTTCGTGGGTGCCGGTCCCGGTGATCCACGACTCCTGACGGTCGCCGGAATGGAACTTCTCCAAGAGGCTGATCTGGTCGTCCATGCCGGCTCGCTGGTCAACAGCGAACTGCTGGATGAGTACTGCGATCACGCCAAGACAGTCACCTCGATTGGAAAAGATCTCGAAGAGTTGATCCCGCTGATGCGGGACGCCCACCGAGAGGGCCGGAACGTCGTCCGACTCCACAGCGGCGATCCGGCGATCTACGGCGCGGCGCTCGAACAGATGGATGCCCTAGAGCATGAGGGAGTCTCAACCTACATCGTTCCGGGCGTCACCTCGGCGTTTGCGGCCAGCGCGTCGCTCCGGACCCAACTCACGCTCAACGAGGTCTCGAACCACGTCGCGTTCACCCGACCGCAGGGCAAGACTCTGACCGAAGAGGACGACCACATCAGCGAGTTCGTGGAGATGGGTGATGTGACCACCTGCATCTATCTCGGCACCCACGCCGTGGCCGACACGATGGACCGACTCATCGAGGATGGCCACGACGAGGACATTCCGGTGGCTGTGGTCTATCACGCCTCGTGGCCCGACGAGGACATGATGATCGGGACGATTGGCACGATTGGCGAGATCCTCGAAGAGGCGGGGCATCGGGCCTCGGCGATGGTCATTATCGGCGATGCCGTAACTGGGGCGGGCTACGAGCGATCCTTCCTCTACGATGGCTGGGCGAATCGGGGCGACGACGGTGCGGAAGACGAGGAGTCGACGGCAGACGAAACCACGGAGACAACAACACAATGA
- a CDS encoding HVO_2922 family protein yields the protein MTDSNRPDDDEQDEEYEVDHVVSRETGAATLRRLADGIAAGTVELTGDDAVTVTVPDTFELEMEYEEDDEAELEVELEWPLVDGKSEGVVDSDDADVGDDADVVAEDEVEADGEAVEDEVVGIEAPASKATFELFQDRADEWRWRLVHNNGNIIADSGEGYSRKATARKGLESVMRNAAGAAVVEDVD from the coding sequence ATGACAGATTCAAATCGACCGGATGACGATGAGCAGGATGAGGAGTACGAGGTCGACCACGTTGTGAGCCGCGAGACTGGTGCGGCGACGCTCCGTCGACTGGCCGACGGGATCGCAGCCGGGACGGTCGAACTCACTGGCGATGACGCAGTGACGGTGACTGTGCCGGACACCTTCGAGCTTGAGATGGAGTACGAGGAGGACGACGAGGCCGAACTGGAAGTCGAGTTGGAGTGGCCACTTGTCGACGGCAAGTCGGAAGGGGTCGTCGACAGTGACGACGCGGACGTCGGGGATGACGCGGACGTAGTTGCCGAGGATGAAGTAGAGGCAGACGGCGAAGCGGTCGAAGACGAGGTCGTCGGGATCGAAGCCCCAGCGAGCAAGGCCACGTTCGAACTGTTTCAGGATCGCGCCGACGAGTGGCGTTGGCGGCTTGTCCACAACAACGGGAATATCATCGCCGACAGCGGCGAGGGGTACAGTCGGAAGGCAACGGCGAGGAAAGGATTGGAGAGCGTGATGCGAAACGCAGCCGGGGCAGCTGTGGTCGAAGACGTCGACTGA